Proteins from a single region of Styela clava chromosome 1, kaStyClav1.hap1.2, whole genome shotgun sequence:
- the LOC120343606 gene encoding phosphonoacetaldehyde hydrolase-like yields the protein MESKAHMIAKLAPTSFFKRMPKRKPYQGKIKAVILDWSGTTADAHVLGPAVVFAKVFEKHGVPISMTEARTPMGIRKDLHIGQILENPDVQKRWEKVKGHKPDPEIAGSDVQTLYKDFVPMQLQCLSEYGRLIPGTAEALNYLKSQLQVKIGSTTGFTKAMVDILLREAAKQGYIPDSSIGGDEVPNNMGFRPAPFMLYQNLLNLGVWPIESVVKVDDTITGIDEGLNAGCWTVGVAAYSNYTNVDSHEQWDNMTEKEKEQRRQMSREKLMTSGAHYVVDSIAQLPLVVEEINERLKTGEQP from the exons ataAAAGCTGTAATACTTGATTGGAGTGGGACAACTGCTGATGCTCACGTTTTAGGTCCAGCAGTCGTGTTTGCCAAAGTTTTCGAAAAACATGGCGTGCCGATCTCAATGACTGAAGCAAGGACCCCCATGGGTATCCG AAAAGATCTTCATATTGGGCAGATCTTGGAGAATCCAGATGTTCAAAAGCGGTGGGAAAAGGTCAAAGGGCATAAGCCTGATCCTGAAATTGCAGGAAGTGATGTACAGACTCTGTACAAG GATTTTGTTCCAATGCAATTACAATGTCTGAGTGAATATGGGCGTCTTATACCTGGAACTGCTGAAGCGTTAAATTATCTGAAATCGCAACTACAAGTTAAAATAGGATCAACTACAGGATTCACCAAG GCAATGGTTGATATTCTACTTAGAGAAGCTGCCAAGCAAGGCTACATTCCTGATAGTTCTATCGGTGGCGATGAAGTACCTAACAACATGGGTTTCAGACCTGCGCCATTTATGCTTTATCAGAATCTATTGAACCTGGGAGTTTGGCCTATTGAATCTGTCGTTAAG GTTGATGATACCATTACTGGTATAGATGAAGGCCTGAATGCCGGATGTTGGACTGTTGGAGTTGCTGCTTATTCCAATTATACTAATGTAGACAGTCATGAACAATGGGACAATATGACGGAAAAAGAAAAGGAGCAAAGAAGACAGATGTCAAG AGAGAAATTGATGACAAGTGGAGCACATTATGTTGTAGACAGTATTGCTCAGCTTCCTCTTGTGGTTGAGGAAATTAACGAACGTTTGAAGACTGGTGAGCAACCATAA